GAGGTACGGATGCTCCGGCGGGTGGATGCGGGTGGCGGTGCAGGTTTCATCGGTGACGCCGGCGATGTCAAAGGTTTGACCCAAGCCCCGATGGGCCAGGAGGAACGGCCCGCTTTCGGGCGGGTCGGCGAGAAGCGAACTGTTGTTGAGGTAAAGAAAGATCAACAGGGCGAAAAAGATGAGGAGTTTTTTCCGTTTGGCTGCAATTTGCAAAACCCGTTGAACCTGATTCATGTTTTACCACCACCTGTCCTTTGCAGATTCCATGGTATCCGAAATCGGACGGGGGAAAAAGGGGATTTCTCTCCGGTTTTTGTCTCCTTTTTTGTTTGCGCAGGATCGGTTACAATGTTTGTACGAAAATCTTTTCAGGTGGGATTTCATGAATTCGATCGAGCACTTCCTCGAATTGCGGTTGCACTTTCAAAAGGTGGAGACCCACCGGTCCTTCGAGGTAAGTTTGGAGGAACTGGCCGAGATCCTGAACTGTTCCACGCGCAACGTGAGGCGGTTGCTGAAAAATATGGAAAAGGAAGGGCTTGTTTTCTGGAAACCCGGTGGGGGAAGGGGAAGGCGATCGAGGCTGTACTTCAGGTGTTCCCTGAAAAAGGCCCTTTTGTCCCACATGGAGGATCTGCTCAGACGGGGAAGGTACAGGGAAGCGGTGGACTGGATCAAGCGGGAGGGACTGCCCGCCGAGGTTCGCGATGCCTGTTTTCGAAAGTTGCTGTTGGAGTTCAGTTTTCCCCGCATAGACTGGACCGATTGCATCCGCATGATGGAACAATCTTCGGGAAGGTTCAAACCGGTTCTCATTTCATCCGCCTCCGGCAAATGGATGATCGTGGAAGACGGAAGGAGCCCGGCGGCGACTCCGGGCAGAACCCGTTTTTCCCGGATGATTAAGCGTTAATGGAAAAGGGAATAAAAAGGGAGAATGCCCAATTTTTCATACAAAGGCTTTTTGTTGCCTTTCCGGGACTTGATTTGTCCAACCCGTGGAATTTTGTCCAGGTTGAAATGAGGGTTTGTCAGGGGGGTGGCGCCATGAGTCAGCGAGCCATGACGATGGATATGGAGAAAGATCATCCTCTTCGCAGGGATGTCCGCTTTCTGGGTCACATTCTGGGCGATGTTCTCGTGATGGAAGGGGGACAAGCCCTTCTGGACATCGTGGAGAACATCCGGGAGATGACAAAACAGCTTCGCGTCTCCTTCGACCCCGCCGTGTTGAGAAGATGCAGGGACCTG
This genomic stretch from Planifilum fulgidum harbors:
- a CDS encoding SgrR family transcriptional regulator; the protein is MNSIEHFLELRLHFQKVETHRSFEVSLEELAEILNCSTRNVRRLLKNMEKEGLVFWKPGGGRGRRSRLYFRCSLKKALLSHMEDLLRRGRYREAVDWIKREGLPAEVRDACFRKLLLEFSFPRIDWTDCIRMMEQSSGRFKPVLISSASGKWMIVEDGRSPAATPGRTRFSRMIKR